A single region of the Manihot esculenta cultivar AM560-2 chromosome 12, M.esculenta_v8, whole genome shotgun sequence genome encodes:
- the LOC110607951 gene encoding cytochrome b561 and DOMON domain-containing protein At5g47530-like, producing the protein MEKSWRTIFFSCALLLSLCVPSSFAQTCRGHTFSSNQVFIACTDLPVLSSFLYWNYHPSNLTADIAFRKTGASTNTWVAWALNPGGQRMIGSQAILAFHNSSGVPIAYTTPITSLSPSMQPGDLSFQVSNLKAEYSNGDMIFFATLHLTSSMISTNQVWQEGTMRGTSFNPHAMDSANRASVGIITFENGATVAGSIRTSRKKNVHGILNAVSWGVLMPTGVMIARYLKVLKVANPAWFYLHAACQSSAYIIGVAGWGTGLKLGSDSPGIKYTKHRNIGITLFCFATLQVFALLLRPKPNHKYRLYWNIYHHSIGYATIILSITNIYEGFDILDPEKKWKKIYTGIIIFIGAAAALLEVITWIIVLRGKKAVTSNKHVNGSA; encoded by the exons ATGGAGAAATCTTGGAGAACTATTTTCTTCTCTTGTGCTCTGCTTCTCTCCTTATGTGTTCCATCATCTTTTGCTCAAACTTGCCGGGGCCATACTTTCTCTAGCAATCAAGTATTCATTGCTTGCACCGATCTTCCTGTATTGAGTTCTTTTCTCTATTGGAATTACCATCCATCTAACCTCACCGCTGATATTGCTTTTCGCAAAACTGGAGCATCCACCAACACTTGGGTTGCATGGGCTCTCAATCCTGGCGGCCAACGGATGATTGGATCGCAGGCTATTCTGGCTTTCCACAACTCCAGCGGTGTCCCGATTGCTTATACCACCCCAATAACCAGCTTATCCCCGTCGATGCAACCGGGGGACTTGAGTTTTCAGGTCTCCAATCTTAAAGCAGAGTATTCAAATGGGGATATGATATTCTTTGCTACTCTGCACCTTACCAGTAGCATGATATCGACCAACCAAGTGTGGCAGGAAGGAACCATGAGGGGAACTAGTTTTAATCCTCATGCCATGGATTCAGCAAACAGAGCATCAGTGGGGATTATAACTTTTGAGAATGGCGCAACAGTTGCAGGAAGCATCCGAACAAGCAGGAAGAAGAAT gtTCATGGAATACTAAACGCAGTCAGCTGGGGAGTTCTGATGCCAACGGGAGTAATGATTGCAAGATACTTGAAGGTGTTGAAGGTAGCAAACCCAGCTTGGTTTTATCTACATGCAGCTTGCCAATCATCTGCATATATCATTGGGGTTGCTGGATGGGGAACTGGTCTTAAACTGGGCAGTGATTCTCCTGGAATCAAGTACACCAAACACAGAAACATTGGCATAACCCTCTTCTGCTTTGCAACCCTTCAG GTGTTTGCTTTGCTGTTGAGGCCAAAGCCAAATCACAAGTACAGACTGTATTGGAACATCTACCACCATTCCATTGGATATGCAACCATCATTCTGAGCATCACAAACATCTACGAGGGATTTGACATTTTAGATCCTGAAAAGAAATGGAAAAAGATTTACACTGGAATTATCATATTCATAGGTGCCGCTGCAGCTCTATTAGAGGTTATCACTTGGATCATTGTCCTCCGAGGGAAGAAAGCAGTCACCTCCAACAAGCATGTCAATGGGAGTGCTTAG
- the LOC110607945 gene encoding cytochrome b561 and DOMON domain-containing protein At5g47530: MANSWGTVLFSCALLLSLFVPSSLAQTCRGHSVSSNQLFTSCSDLPVLSSFLYWNYHPTNLTADIAFRKTGASTNGWVAWALNPNGQQMVGSQAILAFHNSSGVPTAYTTPITSLSPSMQPGDLSFQVSNLKAEYSNGDMIIFATLHLTSSLISTNQVWQEGTMSGTSFNPHAMDSANKASVGTINFETGATVAGTVRTSSKKNVHGVLNAVSWGILMPMGIMIARYLKVFKVANPAWFYLHAACQSSAYIIGVAGWGTGLKLGSDSPGIKYSKHRNIGITLFCFATLQVFALLLRPKPDHKYRLYWNIYHHSIGYATIALSIINIYEGFDILDPEKKWKKIYTGIIIFLGAVAALLEVSTWIIVLRRKKTDSSDKHVNGTNGYGA; encoded by the exons ATGGCGAATTCTTGGGGAACTGTTTTGTTCTCTTGTGCTCTGCTTCTCTCCTTATTTGTTCCATCATCTTTGGCTCAAACATGCAGGGGCCATAGTGTCTCCAGCAATCAATTATTTACTTCCTGCAGCGATCTTCCTGTGTTGAGTTCTTTCCTCTATTGGAATTACCATCCAACGAACCTCACAGCTGATATTGCTTTTCGCAAGACTGGAGCATCCACAAACGGTTGGGTTGCATGGGCTCTCAATCCCAACGGCCAACAGATGGTGGGGTCACAGGCTATTCTGGCTTTTCACAACTCCAGCGGCGTCCCGACTGCTTATACGACCCCAATAACCAGCTTATCCCCGTCTATGCAACCTGGCGATTTGAGTTTTCAGGTCTCCAATCTTAAAGCAGAGTATTCAAATGGCGATATGATAATCTTTGCTACTCTGCATCTTACGAGTAGCCTGATATCGACCAACCAAGTGTGGCAGGAAGGTACCATGAGTGGAACTAGCTTTAATCCTCATGCCATGGATTCAGCAAACAAAGCATCAGTAGGGACCATTAATTTTGAGACTGGAGCAACAGTTGCAGGAACCGTCCGAACAAGCAGTAAGAAGAAT GTTCATGGAGTACTAAACGCAGTGAGCTGGGGAATTCTGATGCCAATGGGAATAATGATAGCAAGATACTTGAAGGTGTTCAAGGTAGCAAACCCAGCTTGGTTTTATCTACATGCAGCTTGCCAATCATCTGCATATATCATTGGAGTTGCTGGATGGGGAACTGGTCTTAAACTCGGCAGCGATTCTCCTGGAATCAAATACAGCAAACACAGAAATATTGGCATAACCCTGTTTTGCTTTGCAACTCTTCAG GTATTTGCTCTGCTGTTGAGGCCAAAGCCAGATCACAAATACAGATTGTACTGGAACATCTACCACCATTCCATTGGATATGCAACCATCGCCCTtagcatcataaacatctaTGAGGGTTTTGACATTTTAGACCCAGAGAAGAAATGGAAAAAGATCTACACTGGAATTATCATATTTTTGGGTGCTGTTGCAGCTCTCCTGGAGGTTTCAACTTGGATCATTGTCCTCAGAAGAAAGAAAACAGACAGCTCCGACAAACATGTCAATGGGACTAATGGATATGGTGCTTAG
- the LOC110607952 gene encoding cytochrome b561 and DOMON domain-containing protein At5g47530: MDIASKLTLLVGILLALVLLTHAQSCSNFTFPNNQVFDSCIDLPSLQAQLHWNYFASTRSIHIAYKTNQAPTGWIAWAINPTGTGMVGSQALVAFQNSDGSMTAYPTTVTSMNPSMQPDTLSFKVSNISATYYNNEMTIFAIVGPLENGTTVNHVWQAGDSVSNGIPQAHALSGPNLQSMGRISFLS; encoded by the coding sequence ATGGACATAGCCTCCAAACTCACATTGCTGGTTGGCATACTTCTCGCTTTGGTCCTACTCACCCATGCTCAATCATGCTCAAATTTTACCTTTCCAAATAACCAAGTCTTTGATTCCTGCATCGACCTTCCGTCGCTGCAAGCTCAACTCCACTGGAACTACTTTGCCTCCACAAGAAGCATTCACATAGCATACAAAACCAACCAAGCCCCTACGGGATGGATTGCATGGGCAATCAACCCAACCGGAACAGGCATGGTTGGATCACAGGCATTAGTTGCTTTTCAAAATTCTGATGGAAGCATGACTGCTTATCCAACTACAGTAACCAGTATGAACCCATCAATGCAACCTGACACTCTCAGCTTTAAGGTTTCCAACATCTCTGCAACCTATTATAACAATGAGATGACCATCTTTGCTATTGTTGGCCCACTAGAAAATGGAACTACTGTTAATCATGTCTGGCAGGCTGGTGATTCAGTTTCAAATGGCATCCCTCAGGCTCATGCACTTTCAGGACCAAATCTTCAATCCATGGGAAGAATAAGTTTTCTTTCATGA
- the LOC122721323 gene encoding cytochrome b561 and DOMON domain-containing protein At5g47530-like — MANSWGTVLFSCALLLSLFVPSSLAQTCRGHSFSSNQLFTSCSDLPVLSSFLYWNHHPTNLTADIAFRKTGASTNGWVAWALNPNGQQMVGSQAILAFHNSSGVPTAYTTPITSLSPSMQPGDLSFQVSNLKAEYSNGDMIIFATLHLTSSLISTNQVWQEGTMSGTSFNPHAMDSANKASVGTINFETGATVAGTVRTSSKKNVHGVLNAVSWGILMPMGIMIARYLKVFKVANPAWFYLHAACQSSAYIIGVAGWGTGLKLGSDSPGIKYSKHRNIGITLFCFATLQVFALLLRPKPDHKYRLYWNIYHHSIGYATIALSIINIYEGFDILDPEKKWKKIYTGIIIFLGAVAALLEVSTWIIVLKRKQTASSNKHVNGTNGYDA, encoded by the exons ATGGCGAATTCTTGGGGAACTGTCTTGTTCTCTTGTGCTCTGCTTCTCTCCTTATTTGTTCCATCATCTTTGGCTCAAACATGCAGGGGCCATAGTTTCTCCAGCAATCAATTATTTACTTCCTGCAGCGATCTTCCTGTGTTGAGTTCTTTCCTCTATTGGAATCACCATCCAACGAACCTCACAGCTGATATTGCTTTTCGCAAGACTGGAGCATCCACAAACGGTTGGGTTGCATGGGCTCTCAATCCCAACGGCCAACAGATGGTGGGGTCACAGGCTATTCTGGCTTTTCACAACTCCAGCGGCGTCCCGACTGCTTATACCACCCCAATAACCAGCTTATCCCCGTCTATGCAACCTGGCGATTTGAGTTTTCAGGTCTCCAATCTTAAAGCAGAGTATTCAAATGGCGATATGATAATCTTTGCTACTCTGCATCTTACGAGTAGCCTGATATCGACCAACCAAGTGTGGCAGGAAGGTACCATGAGTGGAACTAGCTTTAATCCTCATGCCATGGATTCAGCAAACAAAGCATCAGTAGGGACCATTAATTTTGAGACTGGAGCAACAGTTGCAGGAACCGTCCGAACAAGCAGTAAGAAGAAT GTTCATGGAGTACTAAACGCAGTGAGCTGGGGAATTCTGATGCCAATGGGAATAATGATAGCAAGATACTTGAAGGTGTTCAAGGTAGCAAACCCAGCTTGGTTTTATCTACATGCAGCTTGCCAATCATCTGCATATATCATTGGAGTTGCTGGATGGGGAACTGGTCTTAAACTCGGCAGCGATTCTCCTGGAATCAAATACAGCAAACACAGAAATATTGGCATAACCCTGTTTTGCTTTGCAACTCTTCAG GTATTTGCTCTGCTGTTGAGGCCAAAGCCAGATCACAAATACAGATTGTACTGGAACATCTACCACCATTCCATTGGATATGCAACCATCGCCCTtagcatcataaacatctaTGAGGGTTTTGACATTTTAGACCCAGAGAAGAAATGGAAAAAGATCTACACTGGAATTATCATATTCTTGGGTGCTGTTGCAGCTCTCCTGGAGGTTTCTACTTGGATCATTGTACTCAAAAGAAAGCAAACAGCCAGCTCCAATAAGCATGTCAATGGGACTAATGGATATGATGCTTAG
- the LOC110607943 gene encoding cytochrome b561 and DOMON domain-containing protein At5g47530, translating into MDIASKLTLLVGILLALVLLTHAQSCSNFTFPNNQVFDSCIDLPSLQAQLHWNYSASTRSIHIAYKTNQAPTGWIAWAINPTGTGMVGSQAVVAFQNSDGSMTAYPTPVTSMNPSMQPDTLSFKVSNISATYYNNEMTIFAIVGPLENGTTVNHVWQAGDSVSNGIPQAHALSGPNLQSMGRISFLS; encoded by the coding sequence ATGGACATAGCCTCCAAACTCACATTGCTGGTTGGCATACTTCTCGCTTTGGTCCTACTCACCCATGCTCAATCATGCTCAAATTTTACCTTTCCAAATAACCAAGTCTTTGATTCCTGCATCGACCTTCCGTCGCTGCAAGCTCAACTCCACTGGAACTACTCTGCCTCCACAAGAAGCATTCACATAGCATACAAAACCAACCAAGCCCCTACGGGATGGATTGCATGGGCAATCAACCCAACTGGAACAGGCATGGTTGGATCACAGGCAGTAGTTGCTTTTCAAAATTCTGATGGAAGCATGACTGCTTATCCAACTCCAGTAACCAGTATGAACCCATCAATGCAACCTGATACTCTCAGCTTTAAGGTTTCCAACATCTCTGCAACCTATTATAACAATGAGATGACCATCTTTGCTATTGTTGGCCCACTAGAAAATGGAACTACTGTTAATCATGTCTGGCAGGCTGGTGATTCAGTTTCAAATGGCATCCCTCAGGCTCATGCACTTTCAGGACCAAATCTTCAATCAATGGGAAGAATAAGTTTTCTTTCATGA
- the LOC110607947 gene encoding cytochrome b561 and DOMON domain-containing protein At2g04850 — MSDFLTMLFIFLSFLFFSNGHLAFSAHCTTISSSKTFEKCMTLPTQQASMAWTFHAHNSTLDLVFSGTFISPSGWVGWGINPTSAEMTGTRALIAFPDPNSGQLVVLPYILDPTVKLQKSPLLSRPLDIHLLSSSATLYGGKLATIHNGAAVQIYATLKVAPNKTKIHFVWNRGLYVQGYSPTIHPTTSNDLSSIATIDVLSGFTAAHKNDIKTWKIAHGILNAVSWGVLLPTGVVTARYLRHIQALGPAWFYAHAGIQLSGFFLGTVGFAIGIKLGELSPGVVYSLHRKLGFAVFCLGALQTLALLFRPKTTNKYRKYWKSYHHFVGYACVVMGVVNVFQGFEVIGESRSYAKLGYCLCLSTLVGTCIALEVNSWVIFCRKSKEEKLRREGLICGSDKGSGTHS; from the coding sequence ATGTCTGATTTTCTCACCATGCTTTTCATTTTCCtctcctttctcttcttctccaaTGGCCACCTTGCTTTTTCTGCTCACTGCaccaccatctcttcttctaaaacctttgaaaaaTGTATGACGCTTCCTACTCAGCAAGCTTCGATGGCTTGGACCTTTCATGCCCACAATTCCACTCTAGATCTTGTTTTCTCTGGGACCTTTATTTCACCTTCTGGCTGGGTTGGCTGGGGAATCAATCCTACCTCCGCTGAAATGACTGGCACTCGTGCTTTAATTGCCTTTCCAGATCCAAATTCTGGCCAACTTGTTGTATTGCCTTACATTTTGGACCCGACTGTTAAGCTGCAAAAATCGCCACTACTCTCTCGTCCTTTAGATATCCACCTTCTCTCCTCCTCTGCCACGCTCTACGGTGGCAAACTGGCCACCATACATAACGGTGCTGCTGTTCAAATATATGCAACACTAAAAGTAGCACCAAACAAAACTAAGATTCACTTTGTGTGGAACCGTGGCCTATATGTCCAAGGCTACTCCCCAACCATCCATCCGACGACTTCCAATGACTTATCTTCGATTGCCACCATTGATGTCTTGTCAGGCTTCACTGCTGCTCACAAAAACGACATAAAGACATGGAAAATAGCACACGGAATCCTAAACGCTGTGTCGTGGGGTGTTTTATTGCCAACTGGGGTTGTCACTGCAAGATATTTGCGACACATTCAAGCATTAGGGCCAGCTTGGTTCTATGCTCATGCAGGAATACAACTCTCTGGATTCTTTTTAGGAACTGTGGGATTTGCAATTGGAATAAAGCTTGGAGAATTATCACCTGGGGTTGTTTATAGTCTCCACAGGAAGCTTGGATTTGCAGTGTTCTGCTTGGGGGCTCTGCAGACGCTGGCACTATTGTTCAGGCCGAAGACCACAAACAAGTATAGAAAATATTGGAAATCTTACCACCATTTTGTTGGGTATGCTTGCGTGGTGATGGGAGTTGTGAATGTTTTTCAAGGATTTGAAGTGATTGGAGAGAGCAGATCATATGCTAAGCTGGGGTATTGCTTATGCTTGTCTACGTTGGTGGGTACTTGCATAGCTTTGGAGGTGAATTCTTGGGTGATTTTCTGTAGAAAATCTAAGGAAGAGAAGCTGAGAAGAGAAGGATTGATTTGTGGGTCTGATAAAGGAAGTGGAACTCACAGTTGA